One Rosa chinensis cultivar Old Blush chromosome 3, RchiOBHm-V2, whole genome shotgun sequence DNA window includes the following coding sequences:
- the LOC112194211 gene encoding F-box only protein 8, translating into METSRSKVVKVSDTLTLGLQEDVLLEILSYLPVKSLLRFRCVSQEWYALTKSPYFISKHLVHRSRCSNPHHPCLLFLSRLAGSSENNFKPLLGFSLLRDEETTFLRLPFWNLTSQRRDGLWLVGSSNGLVCCVLLIGIKNDKNRTTEGEEDNATVFQQLIVVWNPATERFRFLPKPNNNITLDQDEEEDILRVKDNSLSCPLIGFDFVHDHDITEYKLVRVFHHDSDDPYDHGKVLTTFRAQVFVQITNSWRQAKNELGFPSCENSFASTSITLNGVLYWKVQRAGDECCVLSFNLREEVFNVIQLPIDLRNHDDWGGLQLYSWRNSPATVALDYSANDDLNAALWVMSTDQESKRSCKNVAQIQNPAWTRQFRFKYLVISEATRLLGSWKDQFLFASDKSDEVFDAAADNIVPQDLFSYDPKSETKRKILKDGERIKFCGGVNYVESLVPV; encoded by the coding sequence ATGGAAACTAGTAGAAGCAAAGTTGTTAAGGTGAGCGATACTTTAACACTAGGTCTGCAGGAAGATGTCCTATTAGAAATTCTCTCATATCTGCCTGTCAAGTCTTTACTTAGGTTTCGTTGCGTATCGCAAGAGTGGTATGCTCTCACCAAAAGTCCTTATTTCATTTCCAAACACCTTGTGCATCGCTCTAGATGCTCTAATCCACATCATCCttgtcttctctttctctcgcGTCTAGCTGGAAGTTCTGAAAATAATTTCAAACCACTACTTGGATTCTCATTGCTTCGAGATGAAGAAACAACGTTTTTGAGATTACCTTTCTGGAACCTTACAAGCCAAAGAAGGGATGGTTTATGGCTTGTGGGATCTAGTAATGGCCTGGTTTGCTGTGTTCTGTTAATTGGGATTAAGAATGATAAGAATAGAACTACAGAGGGTGAAGAAGATAATGCTACTGTGTTCCAACAATTAATAGTAGTATGGAACCCAGCAACAGAACGATTTAGGTTTCTTCCTAAACCTAATAATAATATTACTTTGGATcaggatgaggaggaggataTACTACGTGTAAAGGACAACTCTTTGTCCTGTCCTCTTATAGGTTTTGATTTCGTACATGATCATGACATTACTGAATATAAACTGGTCAGAGTTTTCCATCATGATAGTGATGATCCCTACGATCATGGCAAAGTACTTACAACTTTTCGAGCTCAAGTCTTCGTCCAAATCACAAATTCTTGGAGACAAGCCAAGAACGAGTTAGGGTTTCCGTCATGTGAAAATTCTTTTGCATCAACTTCGATTACATTGAATGGAGTGCTGTATTGGAAGGTACAGCGAGCAGGGGACGAGTGCTGTGTTCTGTCATTCAATTTACGTGAGGAGGTTTTCAATGTGATACAGCTACCAATCGATCTACGAAATCATGATGATTGGGGCGGACTCCAATTATATTCATGGAGAAATTCACCGGCGACTGTAGCACTTGATTATTCGGCCAATGACGATCTCAACGCAGCGCTTTGGGTGATGAGTACTGATCAAGAATCAAAGAGGAGTTGTAAGAATGTTGCACAAATACAAAATCCAGCTTGGACTCGACAGTTCAGATTCAAATACTTAGTAATTTCAGAAGCAACGCGCCTCCTGGGAAGTTGGAAAGATCAATTTCTCTTTGCATCCGACAAAAGTGATGAAGTTTTTGATGCGGCAGCTGATAATATTGTGCCTCAAGACCTGTTTTCGTATGACCCTAAAAGCGAGACAAAGAGAAAAATTCTCAAAGATGGAGAGAGGATCAAGTTTTGTGGAGGAGTAAATTATGTGGAGAGCCTAGTTCCAGTCTAG